In Lineus longissimus chromosome 13, tnLinLong1.2, whole genome shotgun sequence, one genomic interval encodes:
- the LOC135497584 gene encoding coatomer subunit alpha-like isoform X2 has translation MLTKFETKSARVKGISFHPKRPWVLASLHNGIVQLWDYRMCTLIDKFDEHDGPVRGICFHQQQPLFVSGGDDYKIKVWNYKQRRCIFTLLGHLDYIRTTTFHHEYPWILSSSDDQTIRIWNWQSRSCVCVLTGHSHYVMCAQFHPTEDMVVSASLDQTVRVWDISGLRKKNVSPGPGGLEDHLKNPNQTDLFGTSDAIVKHVLEGHDRGVNWACFHPTLPLIVSGADDRQIKLWRMNEKGNQECPKGLGPETWARREAKAWEVDTCRGHYNNVSCAIFHPRQELIVSNSEDKSIRVWDMSKRTGVQTFRREHDRFWILAAHPTLNLFAAGHDNGMIIFKLERERPAFAVNQNILYYVKERYLRKLDFTTSKDTAVMQLRGGSRTPVFSMSYNPAENAVLLCTRAGNVENSTYDLYQIPKSSDSQNPDGLVPFGQSPDKSSPEGKRSSGLTAVWVARNRFAVLDRTHTIVIKNLKNEITKKVQAPNCEDIFYAGTGCLLLKDSDGITLFDVQQKRSLASVKVTKVKYVVWSADVQFVALLSKHGITICNRKMENLCTIHENIRVKSGAWEESGVFVYTTSNHIKYALINGDHGIIRTLDLPIYITRVKGNSIYCLDRECRPRVLGIDPTEFKFKLALVNRKYDEVLHMVRNAKLVGQSIIAYLQKKGYPEVALHFVKDEKTRFGLALECGKIDIALDAARALDDKNCWEKLGEVALLQGNHQVVEMAYQRTKNFDKLSFIYLITGNLEKLKKMMKIAEIRKDTSGHFQNALFLGDVSERVRILKNCGQKALAYLTAATHGLDDEAEELKNQFDSQKENLPEVFPGATLLQPPPPINQQESNWPLLTVTKGFFEGAMAARGAATGVSAMTAVAGGDEEGWGDDADLLLDEDGGFGGGEGLDDEDLVGKADDGGGWDVGDEDLELPADLDVGPIAGGDDEGYFVPPTKGTSQAQIWCNNSQLPVDHILAGSFETAMRLLHDQVGVVAFEPYKQVFLQTYARSRTAYANLPSTPPMFGYPHRNWREAGAKGGMAAVGLKLNDLVQRLQGAYQMTTQGKFVEAAERFRSILLTIPLLVVQNKQEIAEAQQLLEICREYIVGLSMELTRKDMPKSTLDEQKRICEMAAYFTHCNLQSVHLILTLRTALNLFFKLKNYKTAASFARRLLECGPRPEVATQTRKILQACEKNPSDAHELKYDQHNPFDICAASFTPIYKGKPVVKCPLSQACYHPQYKGEVCRVSKVTEIGKDCIGLRISQIQFR, from the exons ATGTTAACGAAGTTCGAAACGAAATCTGCGAGGGTGAAAG GTATTTCCTTTCACCCGAAGCGTCCCTGGGTTCTTGCAAGTCTCCACAACGGTATTGTGCAGCTATGGGATTACCGCATGTGTACTCTGATTGACAAGTTTGATGAGCATGATGGTCCCGTCAGAGGCATTTGTTTCCATCAGCAGCAGCCGCTGTTTGTCTCGGGAGGAGACGACTATAAGATCAAG GTTTGGAACTATAAGCAGAGGAGATGCATCTTTACATTGCTGGGACATCTCGATTATATCAGGACGACCACATTTCACCAT GAATATCCATGGATCTTGAGTTCATCCGACGATCAGACAATCCGCATCTGGAACTGGCAGTCAAGAAGCTGTGTCTG tgttTTGACGGGGCACAGCCATTATGTGATGTGTGCCCAGTTCCACCCAACCGAAGATATGGTGGTGTCAGCATCTCTGGATCAAACCGTGCGAGTTTGGGACATCTCTG GCTTGAGGAAGAAGAACGTGTCACCTGGACCTGGTGGCTTGGAGGACCACCTGAAGAACCCCAATCAGACGGACCTGTTCGGCACCTCTGATGCGATTGTCAAGCATGTCCTGGAAGGTCATGACCGTGGAGTGAACTGGGCCTGCTTCCACCCAACGCTGCCATTGATTGTCTCGGGGGCAGATGATCGACAGATCAAGCTGTGGAGAATGAATG AGAAAGGTAACCAAGAGTGCCCCAAAG GGTTGGGCCCTGAAACCTGGGCGAGGAGAG AGGCGAAAGCTTGGGAAGTGGACACCTGTCGCGGTCATTACAACAACGTATCATGCGCCATCTTTCATCCTCGTCAGGAACTGATTGTCAGTAACTCGGAGGATAAGAGTATTCGTGTGTGGGACATGTCCAAGAG AACTGGTGTGCAGACGTTCAGACGTGAACATGATCGCTTCTGGATTCTCGCCGCCCACCCGACTCTCAATCTGTTCGCCGCTGGTCACGACAACGGTATGATCATCTTCAAGCTGGAGCGCGAGCGGCCTGCATTCGCCGTCAACCAGAACATCTTGTACTATGTAAAGGAACGGTATCTGAGGAAGCTGGACTTCACCACGTCCAAGGACACGGCCGTTATGCAGCTCAGAGG TGGCTCACGGACTCCTGTCTTCAGCATGTCCTACAACCCGGCTGAGAATGCTGTCCTCCTCTGCACG AGAGCGGGCAATGTTGAGAACAGCACATATGACTTGTATCAGATTCCCAAGTCTTCAGATTCACAGAACCCAGATG GCCTGGTGCCTTTTGGACAGTCACCAGATAAATCAT CCCCTGAGGGGAAGCGCTCGTCGGGCCTGACGGCTGTTTGGGTCGCAAGGAACAGATTTGCCGTTCTTGACCGAACACATACA ATTGTGATCAAGAATCTGAAGAATGAGATCACCAAGAAGGTGCAGGCCCCCAACTGTGAGGACATCTTCTACGCCGGTACTGGCTGCCTCCTACTCAAGGACAGTGATGGCATTACACTGTTTGACGTCCAGCAGAAAAG GTCTCTTGCCAGTGTAAAGGTGACCAAAGTGAAGTATGTGGTCTGGTCAGCCGACGTCCAGTTTGTGGCTCTGCTCAGCAAGCACG GCATCACAATCTGTAACCGCAAGATGGAGAACCTGTGTACCATTCATGAGAATATCCGTGTGAAGAGTGGTGCGTGGGAGGAGTCTGGCGTGTTTGTCTACACGACCAGTAACCATATCAAATATGCTCTCATCAATGG AGACCACGGGATCATCCGTACCCTGGACCTGCCCATCTACATCACCAGGGTGAAAGGCAACAGCATCTACTGCTTGGACCGCGAGTGCCGCCCCCGTGTCCTGGGAATCGATCCCACTGAGTTCAAGTTCAAGTTGGCTCTCGTCAACAGGAAATATGATGAG GTTCTGCACATGGTGCGCAATGCCAAGTTGGTCGGCCAGTCAATCATCGCCTACTTGCAGAAGAAGGGCTACCCAGAGGTGGCGCTACACTTCGTTAAGGACGAGAAGACACGGTTTGGACTTGCCTTGGAGTGTGGCAAGATCGAT ATTGCCCTTGATGCGGCGCGTGCCCTCGATGACAAGAACTGTTGGGAGAAGCTGGGAGAGGTGGCGCTACTGCAGGGTAACCACCAGGTGGTCGAGATGGCCTACCAGCGAACCAAGAACTTTGACAAGCTCTCGTTCATCTACCTGATCACAGGCAACCTGGAGAAACtcaagaagatgatgaagatcg CTGAGATCCGTAAAGATACGAGCGGCCACTTCCAGAACGCTCTCTTCCTTGGTGACGTGTCGGAGCGAGTGCGCATCCTCAAGAACTGTGGACAGA AGGCGCTGGCATACCTGACGGCTGCCACGCACGGTCTTGATGACGAGGCGGAGGAACTCAAGAACCAGTTTGATTCGCAGAAGGAAAACCTACCTGAAGTGTTCCCCGGTGCCACCCTGCTGCAGCCACCACCACCTATCAACCAGCAGGAGAGTAACTGGCCGCTGCTGACCGTCACCAAGGGATTCTTCGAGGGTGCCATGGCTGCTCGCGGGGCAGCGACAGGCGTGTCGGCCATGACAGCTGTGGCAGGCGGTGACGAGGAAGGATGGGGTGATGATGCGGATCTCCTCCTTGATGAAG ATGGTGGATTTGGTGGTGGCGAGGGTCTTGATGATGAGGACCTGGTTGGCAAGGCTGATGATGGCGGTGGATGGGACGTGGGTGATGAGGACCTTGAGCTGCCCGCTGATCTG GATGTTGGTCCGATCGCTGGTGGAGATGACGAGGGATACTTCGTACCACCGACCAAGGGCACAAGCCAGGCCCAGATATGGTGTAATAATTCACAGCTGCCAGTCGATCATATCCTGGCTGGCTCGTTTGAGACAGCCATGAGG CTGTTGCATGATCAAGTTGGTGTCGTTGCCTTTGAGCCGTATAAACAGGTGTTCTTACAGACATACGCTCGCAGCCGCACTGCGTACGCCAACCTGCCATCAACGCCACCTATGTTTGGTTATCCTCACAGAAATTG GCGTGAGGCTGGAGCAAAGGGTGGGATGGCAGCAGTCGGGTTAAAACTAAACGACTTGGTTCAGCGGTTGCAGGGTGCCTACCAGATGACCACGCAGGGCAAGTTTGTGGAGGCGGCTGAGCGCTTCCGCTCCATCCTGCTCACCATTCCTCTCCTCGTCGTACAAAACAAACAGGAAATCGCTGAG GCCCAACAACTTCTCGAGATTTGTCGTGAATATATAGTTGGTTTGAGTATGGAGTTAACACGGAAGGACATGCCCAAGTCAACTCTTGATGAACAAAAACGCATATGTGAG ATGGCAGCCTACTTCACACATTGTAATCTCCAGTCAGTTCATCTCATCCTGACTTTGAGGACAGCTCTCAATCTCTTCTTTAAACTAAAGAATTATAAGACAGCGGCATCATTTGCCAGACGTCTTCTTGAATGTGGACCGAGACCAGAAGTTGCTACACAG ACGCGTAAGATCCTGCAGGCTTGTGAGAAGAACCCGTCGGACGCCCATGAGCTCAAGTACGACCAACACAATCCATTTGATATCTGTGCCGCATCATTCACACCGATTTACAA GGGTAAACCAGTGGTGAAGTGTCCGCTAAGTCAGGCCTGCTATCATCCGCAGTACAAGGGCGAGGTGTGCCGCGTATCTAAAGTCACCGAGATCGGCAAGGACTGTATAGGCCTCAGGATTAGCCAGATCCAGTTCAGATAG
- the LOC135497584 gene encoding coatomer subunit alpha-like isoform X7, producing the protein MLTKFETKSARVKGISFHPKRPWVLASLHNGIVQLWDYRMCTLIDKFDEHDGPVRGICFHQQQPLFVSGGDDYKIKVWNYKQRRCIFTLLGHLDYIRTTTFHHEYPWILSSSDDQTIRIWNWQSRSCVCVLTGHSHYVMCAQFHPTEDMVVSASLDQTVRVWDISGLRKKNVSPGPGGLEDHLKNPNQTDLFGTSDAIVKHVLEGHDRGVNWACFHPTLPLIVSGADDRQIKLWRMNEAKAWEVDTCRGHYNNVSCAIFHPRQELIVSNSEDKSIRVWDMSKRTGVQTFRREHDRFWILAAHPTLNLFAAGHDNGMIIFKLERERPAFAVNQNILYYVKERYLRKLDFTTSKDTAVMQLRGGSRTPVFSMSYNPAENAVLLCTRAGNVENSTYDLYQIPKSSDSQNPDGLVPFGQSPDKSSPEGKRSSGLTAVWVARNRFAVLDRTHTIVIKNLKNEITKKVQAPNCEDIFYAGTGCLLLKDSDGITLFDVQQKRSLASVKVTKVKYVVWSADVQFVALLSKHGITICNRKMENLCTIHENIRVKSGAWEESGVFVYTTSNHIKYALINGDHGIIRTLDLPIYITRVKGNSIYCLDRECRPRVLGIDPTEFKFKLALVNRKYDEVLHMVRNAKLVGQSIIAYLQKKGYPEVALHFVKDEKTRFGLALECGKIDIALDAARALDDKNCWEKLGEVALLQGNHQVVEMAYQRTKNFDKLSFIYLITGNLEKLKKMMKIAEIRKDTSGHFQNALFLGDVSERVRILKNCGQKALAYLTAATHGLDDEAEELKNQFDSQKENLPEVFPGATLLQPPPPINQQESNWPLLTVTKGFFEGAMAARGAATGVSAMTAVAGGDEEGWGDDADLLLDEDGGFGGGEGLDDEDLVGKADDGGGWDVGDEDLELPADLDVGPIAGGDDEGYFVPPTKGTSQAQIWCNNSQLPVDHILAGSFETAMRLLHDQVGVVAFEPYKQVFLQTYARSRTAYANLPSTPPMFGYPHRNWREAGAKGGMAAVGLKLNDLVQRLQGAYQMTTQGKFVEAAERFRSILLTIPLLVVQNKQEIAEAQQLLEICREYIVGLSMELTRKDMPKSTLDEQKRICEMAAYFTHCNLQSVHLILTLRTALNLFFKLKNYKTAASFARRLLECGPRPEVATQTRKILQACEKNPSDAHELKYDQHNPFDICAASFTPIYKGKPVVKCPLSQACYHPQYKGEVCRVSKVTEIGKDCIGLRISQIQFR; encoded by the exons ATGTTAACGAAGTTCGAAACGAAATCTGCGAGGGTGAAAG GTATTTCCTTTCACCCGAAGCGTCCCTGGGTTCTTGCAAGTCTCCACAACGGTATTGTGCAGCTATGGGATTACCGCATGTGTACTCTGATTGACAAGTTTGATGAGCATGATGGTCCCGTCAGAGGCATTTGTTTCCATCAGCAGCAGCCGCTGTTTGTCTCGGGAGGAGACGACTATAAGATCAAG GTTTGGAACTATAAGCAGAGGAGATGCATCTTTACATTGCTGGGACATCTCGATTATATCAGGACGACCACATTTCACCAT GAATATCCATGGATCTTGAGTTCATCCGACGATCAGACAATCCGCATCTGGAACTGGCAGTCAAGAAGCTGTGTCTG tgttTTGACGGGGCACAGCCATTATGTGATGTGTGCCCAGTTCCACCCAACCGAAGATATGGTGGTGTCAGCATCTCTGGATCAAACCGTGCGAGTTTGGGACATCTCTG GCTTGAGGAAGAAGAACGTGTCACCTGGACCTGGTGGCTTGGAGGACCACCTGAAGAACCCCAATCAGACGGACCTGTTCGGCACCTCTGATGCGATTGTCAAGCATGTCCTGGAAGGTCATGACCGTGGAGTGAACTGGGCCTGCTTCCACCCAACGCTGCCATTGATTGTCTCGGGGGCAGATGATCGACAGATCAAGCTGTGGAGAATGAATG AGGCGAAAGCTTGGGAAGTGGACACCTGTCGCGGTCATTACAACAACGTATCATGCGCCATCTTTCATCCTCGTCAGGAACTGATTGTCAGTAACTCGGAGGATAAGAGTATTCGTGTGTGGGACATGTCCAAGAG AACTGGTGTGCAGACGTTCAGACGTGAACATGATCGCTTCTGGATTCTCGCCGCCCACCCGACTCTCAATCTGTTCGCCGCTGGTCACGACAACGGTATGATCATCTTCAAGCTGGAGCGCGAGCGGCCTGCATTCGCCGTCAACCAGAACATCTTGTACTATGTAAAGGAACGGTATCTGAGGAAGCTGGACTTCACCACGTCCAAGGACACGGCCGTTATGCAGCTCAGAGG TGGCTCACGGACTCCTGTCTTCAGCATGTCCTACAACCCGGCTGAGAATGCTGTCCTCCTCTGCACG AGAGCGGGCAATGTTGAGAACAGCACATATGACTTGTATCAGATTCCCAAGTCTTCAGATTCACAGAACCCAGATG GCCTGGTGCCTTTTGGACAGTCACCAGATAAATCAT CCCCTGAGGGGAAGCGCTCGTCGGGCCTGACGGCTGTTTGGGTCGCAAGGAACAGATTTGCCGTTCTTGACCGAACACATACA ATTGTGATCAAGAATCTGAAGAATGAGATCACCAAGAAGGTGCAGGCCCCCAACTGTGAGGACATCTTCTACGCCGGTACTGGCTGCCTCCTACTCAAGGACAGTGATGGCATTACACTGTTTGACGTCCAGCAGAAAAG GTCTCTTGCCAGTGTAAAGGTGACCAAAGTGAAGTATGTGGTCTGGTCAGCCGACGTCCAGTTTGTGGCTCTGCTCAGCAAGCACG GCATCACAATCTGTAACCGCAAGATGGAGAACCTGTGTACCATTCATGAGAATATCCGTGTGAAGAGTGGTGCGTGGGAGGAGTCTGGCGTGTTTGTCTACACGACCAGTAACCATATCAAATATGCTCTCATCAATGG AGACCACGGGATCATCCGTACCCTGGACCTGCCCATCTACATCACCAGGGTGAAAGGCAACAGCATCTACTGCTTGGACCGCGAGTGCCGCCCCCGTGTCCTGGGAATCGATCCCACTGAGTTCAAGTTCAAGTTGGCTCTCGTCAACAGGAAATATGATGAG GTTCTGCACATGGTGCGCAATGCCAAGTTGGTCGGCCAGTCAATCATCGCCTACTTGCAGAAGAAGGGCTACCCAGAGGTGGCGCTACACTTCGTTAAGGACGAGAAGACACGGTTTGGACTTGCCTTGGAGTGTGGCAAGATCGAT ATTGCCCTTGATGCGGCGCGTGCCCTCGATGACAAGAACTGTTGGGAGAAGCTGGGAGAGGTGGCGCTACTGCAGGGTAACCACCAGGTGGTCGAGATGGCCTACCAGCGAACCAAGAACTTTGACAAGCTCTCGTTCATCTACCTGATCACAGGCAACCTGGAGAAACtcaagaagatgatgaagatcg CTGAGATCCGTAAAGATACGAGCGGCCACTTCCAGAACGCTCTCTTCCTTGGTGACGTGTCGGAGCGAGTGCGCATCCTCAAGAACTGTGGACAGA AGGCGCTGGCATACCTGACGGCTGCCACGCACGGTCTTGATGACGAGGCGGAGGAACTCAAGAACCAGTTTGATTCGCAGAAGGAAAACCTACCTGAAGTGTTCCCCGGTGCCACCCTGCTGCAGCCACCACCACCTATCAACCAGCAGGAGAGTAACTGGCCGCTGCTGACCGTCACCAAGGGATTCTTCGAGGGTGCCATGGCTGCTCGCGGGGCAGCGACAGGCGTGTCGGCCATGACAGCTGTGGCAGGCGGTGACGAGGAAGGATGGGGTGATGATGCGGATCTCCTCCTTGATGAAG ATGGTGGATTTGGTGGTGGCGAGGGTCTTGATGATGAGGACCTGGTTGGCAAGGCTGATGATGGCGGTGGATGGGACGTGGGTGATGAGGACCTTGAGCTGCCCGCTGATCTG GATGTTGGTCCGATCGCTGGTGGAGATGACGAGGGATACTTCGTACCACCGACCAAGGGCACAAGCCAGGCCCAGATATGGTGTAATAATTCACAGCTGCCAGTCGATCATATCCTGGCTGGCTCGTTTGAGACAGCCATGAGG CTGTTGCATGATCAAGTTGGTGTCGTTGCCTTTGAGCCGTATAAACAGGTGTTCTTACAGACATACGCTCGCAGCCGCACTGCGTACGCCAACCTGCCATCAACGCCACCTATGTTTGGTTATCCTCACAGAAATTG GCGTGAGGCTGGAGCAAAGGGTGGGATGGCAGCAGTCGGGTTAAAACTAAACGACTTGGTTCAGCGGTTGCAGGGTGCCTACCAGATGACCACGCAGGGCAAGTTTGTGGAGGCGGCTGAGCGCTTCCGCTCCATCCTGCTCACCATTCCTCTCCTCGTCGTACAAAACAAACAGGAAATCGCTGAG GCCCAACAACTTCTCGAGATTTGTCGTGAATATATAGTTGGTTTGAGTATGGAGTTAACACGGAAGGACATGCCCAAGTCAACTCTTGATGAACAAAAACGCATATGTGAG ATGGCAGCCTACTTCACACATTGTAATCTCCAGTCAGTTCATCTCATCCTGACTTTGAGGACAGCTCTCAATCTCTTCTTTAAACTAAAGAATTATAAGACAGCGGCATCATTTGCCAGACGTCTTCTTGAATGTGGACCGAGACCAGAAGTTGCTACACAG ACGCGTAAGATCCTGCAGGCTTGTGAGAAGAACCCGTCGGACGCCCATGAGCTCAAGTACGACCAACACAATCCATTTGATATCTGTGCCGCATCATTCACACCGATTTACAA GGGTAAACCAGTGGTGAAGTGTCCGCTAAGTCAGGCCTGCTATCATCCGCAGTACAAGGGCGAGGTGTGCCGCGTATCTAAAGTCACCGAGATCGGCAAGGACTGTATAGGCCTCAGGATTAGCCAGATCCAGTTCAGATAG